A DNA window from Streptomyces bacillaris contains the following coding sequences:
- a CDS encoding MCE family protein: protein MTLTPIRERNPVAVAVVGLLVLTLLALTAWRADSLPFIGGGTTYSADFTESAGLSEGDEVRIAGVKVGEVTRVSLDGPRVKVDFKVKDAWIGNASTVGIAIKTLLGEKYLAVDPLGNAPQDPGSRIAASRTTSPYDVTQAFNGLGETIEEIDTEQLAKSFETISATFKDSPPHVRSAAEGLSALSRTVSTRDAQLATLLRSSKQLTKTLAGKKSSFETLLEDGNLLLGELQARRDAIHLLLTGTRSLGTQLTALVEENDKQLGPTLASLGRVTAVLAKNRKSLDRVLAMTGTYSRLVGNTLGNGRWFDTYACGVVPPNYLPAGTPPATGCMPPKQGGR from the coding sequence ATGACCCTCACCCCCATCCGGGAACGCAACCCGGTCGCCGTCGCCGTCGTGGGACTCCTCGTCCTCACCCTCCTCGCCCTCACCGCCTGGCGCGCCGACTCCCTGCCCTTCATCGGCGGCGGCACGACGTACAGCGCCGACTTCACCGAATCCGCCGGCCTCTCCGAGGGCGACGAGGTGCGGATCGCCGGAGTGAAGGTCGGGGAGGTCACCAGGGTCTCCCTCGACGGGCCCCGCGTGAAGGTCGACTTCAAGGTCAAGGACGCCTGGATAGGCAACGCCTCCACCGTGGGCATCGCCATCAAGACCCTCCTGGGCGAGAAGTACCTCGCCGTCGACCCCCTCGGCAACGCCCCCCAGGACCCCGGCTCCCGGATCGCCGCGAGCCGCACCACCTCCCCGTACGACGTCACCCAGGCGTTCAACGGGCTGGGGGAGACCATCGAGGAGATCGACACCGAGCAGCTCGCCAAGAGCTTCGAGACGATCTCCGCCACCTTCAAGGACTCCCCGCCCCACGTCCGCAGCGCCGCCGAAGGGCTCTCCGCCCTCTCCCGTACGGTCTCCACGCGGGACGCCCAGCTCGCCACGCTCCTCCGGAGCAGCAAGCAGCTCACCAAGACGCTCGCGGGCAAGAAGAGCAGCTTCGAAACCCTCCTGGAGGACGGGAACCTGCTCCTCGGGGAGCTCCAGGCCCGCCGCGACGCGATCCACCTGCTGCTCACCGGCACCCGCAGCCTCGGCACCCAGCTCACCGCACTCGTCGAGGAGAACGACAAGCAGCTCGGGCCGACCCTCGCCTCCCTCGGCCGGGTCACCGCCGTCCTGGCCAAGAACCGCAAGAGCCTGGACCGGGTGCTCGCCATGACCGGCACCTACAGCCGGCTCGTCGGCAACACCCTCGGCAACGGCCGCTGGTTCGACACGTACGCCTGCGGAGTCGTCCCCCCGAACTACCTCCCCGCCGGCACACCCCCGGCTACCGGATGCATGCCACCGAAGCAAGGCGGCCGCTGA
- a CDS encoding MCE family protein: MKRRSLAGPLTKSLVFVLVTVLATTVLGLSIANTGVGDTTTYKARFTDATGLIPGDSVRIAGVKVGQVESVRVADRREAEVTFGVRKGRTLPASVTASIKYLNMVGQRYVDLDRGAGPVGRTFAPGATIPLDRTTPALDLTQLFNGFQPLFEGLSPPDVNQLAGSIVQVLQGEGGTVDSILRHVGSLTTTVAAKDKVIGEVIKNLNTVLKTVNDREAGFDDLVVTLEKLVSGFSGDRKPLGEAVTAMGALTTVTADLFQDGRAPLKENIRQLGKLSGELEKGTPQIENFLNKTPAKMEAISRLTSYGSWLNLYLCEAKVGGVATDDGSTPPTGIAITQPRCLA; the protein is encoded by the coding sequence GTGAAACGCCGCTCGCTCGCGGGACCGCTGACCAAGTCCCTCGTCTTCGTCCTGGTGACCGTCCTCGCCACCACTGTCCTCGGCCTCTCCATCGCCAACACGGGGGTGGGCGACACCACCACGTACAAGGCGCGGTTCACCGACGCCACCGGCCTCATCCCCGGCGACAGCGTCCGCATCGCCGGGGTGAAGGTCGGCCAGGTCGAGTCCGTCCGGGTGGCCGACCGCCGGGAGGCCGAGGTCACCTTCGGCGTACGGAAGGGGCGTACGCTCCCCGCCTCGGTGACGGCCTCCATCAAGTACCTCAACATGGTCGGCCAGCGCTATGTCGACCTGGACCGGGGCGCGGGCCCGGTCGGCCGGACCTTCGCCCCCGGGGCCACCATCCCGCTCGACCGCACCACCCCGGCGCTCGACCTGACTCAGCTCTTCAACGGCTTCCAGCCCCTCTTCGAAGGCCTCTCCCCGCCGGACGTCAACCAGCTCGCCGGCTCCATCGTCCAGGTCCTCCAGGGCGAGGGCGGCACCGTCGACTCCATCCTGCGCCACGTCGGCTCGCTCACCACCACCGTCGCCGCCAAGGACAAGGTGATCGGAGAGGTGATCAAGAACCTCAACACGGTCCTGAAGACGGTCAACGACCGGGAGGCCGGGTTCGACGACCTCGTGGTCACCCTGGAGAAGCTGGTCTCCGGCTTCTCCGGCGACCGCAAACCGCTAGGTGAGGCCGTCACCGCCATGGGCGCACTGACCACCGTCACCGCGGACCTCTTCCAGGACGGCCGGGCGCCCCTCAAAGAGAACATCCGCCAACTCGGGAAGCTAAGCGGCGAGTTGGAGAAGGGCACGCCGCAGATCGAGAACTTCCTGAACAAGACCCCGGCCAAGATGGAGGCGATCAGCCGCCTCACCTCCTACGGCTCGTGGCTCAACCTCTACCTCTGCGAGGCCAAGGTCGGCGGGGTGGCCACCGACGACGGCTCCACGCCCCCCACCGGCATCGCCATCACCCAGCCGAGGTGCCTGGCATGA
- a CDS encoding MCE family protein: protein MSPRGARTVRRRTAGVAFLLVPALLIWVSVAVYDKEFTDDATVTVRTGPVGNEMHDNADVKLRGVVIGQVRSIATDAEGARLTLAIDRDKLERVPADVTAQMLPTTLFGQRFVALVPPRVPSGRTLSAGAVIPQDRSSNAIELEEVLDNVLPLLTAVKPEKLSATLSAVSQALEGRGEKLGETLATLDGHLKKFNPQLPTLNEDIKQLVKVSTLYADAAPDVLDALTDATTTSGTIAEQEARLAELYGTTTASARDVTSFLRENKENLIRLSSSGRPTLELLAQYADAFPCTLRTVAGFVPAMDKALGKGTNEPGLHVTVKSVPSQGKYVRGKDTPVYNATGGPRCYSVPYVGKAVPTADNRRSADVTAPPPAARDSALGLPNSPQESRLVNELVAPSLNVQPQTLPDWSSVLIGPAFRGAEVKLK from the coding sequence ATGAGTCCACGTGGAGCACGAACCGTCCGCCGCAGAACCGCCGGGGTCGCCTTCCTCCTGGTCCCCGCCCTCCTCATATGGGTGTCGGTCGCCGTGTACGACAAGGAGTTCACCGACGACGCCACCGTCACCGTCCGCACCGGACCCGTCGGCAACGAGATGCACGACAACGCCGATGTGAAGCTGCGCGGGGTCGTCATCGGACAGGTCAGATCCATCGCCACCGACGCCGAGGGGGCCCGGCTCACCCTGGCCATCGACCGCGACAAGCTGGAGCGGGTCCCCGCCGACGTCACCGCCCAGATGCTCCCCACCACCCTCTTCGGCCAGCGGTTCGTCGCCCTCGTGCCGCCCCGCGTCCCCTCCGGGCGGACCCTGAGCGCCGGAGCCGTGATCCCGCAGGACCGCTCCAGCAACGCCATCGAGCTGGAAGAGGTGCTGGACAACGTCCTGCCGCTGCTGACCGCGGTGAAGCCCGAGAAGCTCTCCGCCACCCTGAGCGCCGTCTCCCAGGCGCTCGAAGGGCGCGGCGAGAAGCTGGGGGAGACCCTGGCCACGCTGGACGGGCACCTGAAGAAGTTCAACCCCCAACTCCCCACCCTCAACGAGGACATCAAGCAGCTCGTCAAGGTCAGCACGCTCTACGCGGACGCCGCCCCCGACGTGCTGGACGCCCTCACCGACGCCACCACCACGAGCGGCACCATCGCCGAACAGGAGGCGCGGCTGGCCGAGTTGTACGGCACCACCACCGCCTCCGCGCGGGACGTCACCTCCTTCCTGCGGGAGAACAAGGAGAACCTGATCCGGCTCTCCTCCTCGGGCCGCCCCACGCTCGAACTCCTCGCGCAGTACGCCGACGCGTTCCCCTGCACGCTCCGTACGGTCGCCGGCTTCGTGCCCGCCATGGACAAGGCGCTCGGCAAGGGGACGAACGAGCCCGGACTGCATGTGACGGTCAAGTCCGTTCCCTCGCAGGGGAAGTACGTCCGCGGCAAGGACACCCCGGTCTACAACGCGACCGGTGGACCGCGCTGTTACTCGGTGCCGTACGTCGGCAAGGCTGTCCCCACCGCCGACAACCGCCGGTCGGCCGATGTCACCGCCCCACCCCCGGCCGCGCGGGACAGCGCGCTCGGCCTGCCCAACTCGCCCCAGGAGTCCCGGCTCGTCAACGAGCTGGTCGCCCCCTCGCTGAACGTGCAGCCGCAGACCCTGCCCGACTGGAGCAGTGTGCTCATCGGTCCGGCTTTCCGCGGTGCGGAGGTGAAGCTCAAGTGA
- a CDS encoding MlaE family ABC transporter permease produces the protein MAMLSWLDRSGDQLTFYVKALLWVPRTLRRYLKEVQRLLAEVAFGSGGLGVIGGTIGVMVAMTLFTGTVVGLQGYAALDQIGTSAFTGFISAYFNTREIAPLVAGLALSATVGAGFTAQLGAMRINEEVDALEAMGVRSMPYLVTTRIIAGVVAIIPLYAIGLLSSYLASRYITILFNGQSAGTYDHYFNLFLSPEDVLLSVLKVLIFSVLVILAHCYYGFHATGGPAGVGVAVGRSVRNAIVLISVTDFFLSLAIWGATTTVKVAG, from the coding sequence ATGGCGATGCTCAGCTGGCTCGACCGATCGGGCGACCAACTCACCTTCTACGTCAAGGCCCTGCTCTGGGTCCCGCGCACCCTGCGCCGCTACCTCAAGGAGGTGCAGCGGCTGCTGGCCGAGGTCGCCTTCGGCAGCGGCGGCCTCGGGGTCATCGGCGGCACCATCGGCGTGATGGTCGCCATGACCCTCTTCACCGGCACGGTCGTGGGCCTCCAGGGGTACGCGGCGCTCGACCAGATCGGCACCTCGGCCTTCACCGGGTTCATCTCCGCCTACTTCAACACCCGGGAGATCGCGCCCCTGGTCGCCGGGCTCGCCCTCTCCGCCACCGTCGGCGCCGGCTTCACCGCCCAGCTCGGCGCGATGCGGATCAACGAGGAGGTCGACGCCCTGGAGGCGATGGGCGTGCGGTCGATGCCGTACCTCGTCACCACCCGGATCATCGCCGGGGTCGTCGCGATCATCCCGCTGTACGCGATCGGGCTGCTCTCCTCGTACCTCGCCTCCCGCTACATCACCATCCTCTTCAACGGCCAGTCGGCGGGCACCTACGACCACTACTTCAACCTCTTCCTCTCCCCGGAGGACGTGCTGCTGTCGGTGCTCAAAGTGCTGATCTTCAGCGTCCTGGTGATCCTCGCCCACTGCTACTACGGCTTCCACGCCACCGGCGGCCCCGCCGGGGTGGGTGTGGCCGTGGGCCGGTCGGTGCGGAACGCGATCGTCCTGATCAGCGTCACCGACTTCTTCCTCTCCCTCGCCATCTGGGGCGCCACGACGACGGTGAAGGTGGCCGGCTGA
- a CDS encoding MlaE family ABC transporter permease, translating into MTAPLPVRPPDPPGEPAPTLSKAPAEAASGISSGAPGQRRPSRLLAPLRETGKLFALGLAVARAIFRRPFQLREFIEQFWFVASVTILPAALVSIPFGAVIALQVGSLTQQLGAQSFTGGASVLAVIQQASPIIVALLISGAAGSAICADLGSRKIREELDAMEVMGVSPIQRLVVPRVLATMLVAVLLNGLISVVGTLGGYFFNVIMQNGTPGAYLASFSALAQLPDLYVSELKALIFGFIAGIVAAHRGLNPRGGPKGVGDAVNQSVVITFMLLFFVNMVLTAIYLQIVPAKGG; encoded by the coding sequence GTGACCGCCCCGCTGCCGGTGCGGCCGCCCGACCCGCCCGGGGAACCCGCACCCACCCTGTCCAAGGCCCCCGCCGAAGCCGCCTCGGGAATCTCCTCCGGAGCCCCCGGGCAGCGGCGCCCCAGCCGGCTGCTCGCCCCCCTCCGGGAGACCGGCAAGCTCTTCGCGCTCGGGCTCGCCGTGGCCCGGGCCATCTTCCGCAGGCCCTTCCAACTGCGCGAGTTCATCGAGCAGTTCTGGTTCGTCGCCAGCGTGACGATCCTGCCCGCCGCCCTTGTCTCCATCCCGTTCGGCGCGGTCATCGCCCTCCAGGTCGGCTCGCTCACCCAGCAGCTCGGCGCCCAGTCCTTCACCGGCGGCGCCAGCGTCCTCGCGGTGATCCAGCAGGCCAGCCCCATCATCGTGGCGCTGCTCATCTCCGGCGCCGCGGGATCCGCGATCTGCGCCGACCTCGGCTCCCGCAAGATCCGCGAGGAGCTGGACGCGATGGAGGTGATGGGCGTCTCGCCCATCCAGCGCCTCGTCGTCCCCCGGGTGCTGGCCACCATGCTCGTCGCCGTCCTGCTCAACGGGCTGATCTCGGTGGTCGGCACGCTCGGCGGCTACTTCTTCAACGTCATCATGCAGAACGGCACCCCGGGCGCCTATCTCGCCAGCTTCTCCGCCCTGGCCCAGCTGCCCGACCTGTACGTCAGCGAACTCAAGGCCCTCATCTTCGGGTTCATCGCGGGCATCGTCGCCGCCCACCGCGGCCTCAACCCGCGCGGCGGCCCCAAGGGCGTCGGTGACGCGGTCAACCAGTCCGTCGTCATCACGTTCATGCTGCTGTTCTTCGTGAACATGGTCCTCACGGCGATCTACCTCCAGATCGTCCCCGCGAAGGGGGGCTGA
- a CDS encoding ABC transporter ATP-binding protein: protein MGIEVVVEGLTKSFGKQNIWQDVSLTLPAGEVSVMLGPSGTGKTVFLKSIIGLLKPEQGRVLINGVDMVNSSERDIMETRKLFGLMFQDGALFGSMSLFDNIAFPLREHTRKKESEIRRIVMERIEIVGLLGAEGKLPGEISGGMRKRAGLARALVLDPQIILCDEPDSGLDPVRTAYLSQLLIDLNAQIDATMLIVTHNLDIAATVPDNMGMLFRRNLVTFGPREVLLTSDTPVVAQFLAGRREGPIGMSEEKDAATLAAEQQRSDALGRADTIALPRTVVPQLEPSPGMPVRQGALRRRERVMAMMGQLPEAARTAILNSYAPAAGGARA, encoded by the coding sequence ATGGGAATCGAAGTAGTCGTCGAGGGCCTGACGAAGTCCTTCGGCAAGCAGAACATCTGGCAGGACGTCAGCCTCACCCTGCCCGCCGGTGAGGTGAGCGTCATGCTCGGCCCTTCCGGCACCGGAAAGACCGTCTTCCTGAAATCCATCATCGGGCTCCTCAAACCCGAACAGGGCCGTGTCCTCATCAACGGCGTCGACATGGTCAACAGCTCCGAACGCGACATCATGGAGACCCGGAAGCTCTTCGGCCTGATGTTCCAGGACGGCGCCCTCTTCGGCTCGATGTCCCTCTTCGACAACATCGCCTTCCCCTTGCGCGAACACACCCGCAAGAAGGAATCCGAGATCCGCCGCATCGTCATGGAGCGCATCGAGATCGTCGGACTGCTCGGCGCCGAGGGAAAGCTCCCCGGCGAGATATCCGGCGGAATGCGCAAACGAGCCGGACTCGCCCGGGCGCTCGTCCTGGACCCGCAGATCATCCTCTGCGACGAACCGGACTCCGGACTCGACCCCGTGCGCACCGCGTACCTCTCGCAGCTCCTCATCGACCTCAACGCGCAGATCGACGCGACGATGCTGATCGTCACCCACAACCTCGACATCGCGGCGACCGTCCCCGACAACATGGGGATGCTCTTCCGCCGCAACCTCGTCACCTTCGGGCCGCGCGAGGTGCTGCTCACCAGCGACACCCCGGTCGTCGCCCAGTTCCTCGCCGGACGCCGCGAAGGGCCCATCGGGATGTCCGAGGAGAAGGACGCCGCCACCCTCGCCGCCGAGCAGCAGCGCAGCGACGCCCTCGGCCGGGCCGACACGATCGCCCTGCCGAGAACCGTCGTCCCGCAGCTGGAGCCCTCGCCCGGGATGCCCGTACGCCAGGGAGCGCTGCGCCGCCGGGAGCGGGTCATGGCGATGATGGGCCAGCTGCCGGAGGCCGCCCGTACGGCCATCCTCAACAGCTACGCCCCGGCCGCGGGAGGTGCGAGAGCGTGA